One region of Mycobacterium riyadhense genomic DNA includes:
- a CDS encoding MCE family protein produces MKRGPGRHRLHDAWWTLILLAAIGVVVLVTAVSFNGTFRSYVPVTLTADRSGLVMDTGAKVMMRGVQVGRVSQIGAKNGASLELEIDPDQIRYIPANVEVRISATTAFGAKFVDLVMPENPSRARLSAGAVLRSKNVSTEINTVFENVVDFLNMIDPLKLNAVLTAVADAVRGQGERIGQATTDLNQVLAALNARSETMRQNWRSVKKFNDTYDAAAQDILTILNAASTTSSTVVNHSTQLDALLLNVIGLSNTGANLLSYSRDNLVASVNILEPTTNLLFKYHPEYTCFLQGTKWYLDNGGYSAWGGADGRTLQLDVALLLGNDPYVYPDNLPLVAAKGGPGGQPGCGSLPDATKNFPVRQLVTNTGWGTGLDIRPNPGLGHPCWADYFPVTRAVPKPPSIRQCLPGPAIGPNPGGPPYGAALYGPGGVPLWPGVPPAEAGEQP; encoded by the coding sequence ATGAAACGCGGGCCAGGTAGACACCGTCTGCACGACGCCTGGTGGACGCTGATCCTGTTGGCGGCAATCGGTGTGGTCGTCCTGGTGACCGCGGTGTCCTTCAATGGCACCTTTCGGTCCTATGTGCCGGTGACGCTGACCGCGGACCGTTCCGGGCTGGTGATGGACACCGGCGCCAAGGTGATGATGCGGGGCGTGCAAGTCGGCCGGGTCAGCCAGATCGGCGCCAAGAATGGGGCCAGCCTCGAACTCGAGATCGATCCCGACCAGATCCGGTACATCCCAGCCAATGTCGAGGTACGGATCAGCGCCACCACCGCGTTCGGCGCAAAGTTCGTCGATCTAGTGATGCCGGAGAACCCAAGTCGCGCTCGGCTTTCCGCCGGGGCGGTATTGCGTTCGAAGAATGTCAGCACAGAGATCAACACCGTCTTCGAAAACGTCGTCGACTTCCTCAACATGATCGATCCGCTCAAACTGAACGCCGTGCTCACCGCGGTGGCCGACGCGGTACGCGGGCAAGGCGAACGGATCGGCCAAGCCACCACCGACCTCAACCAGGTATTGGCAGCACTCAACGCGCGCAGCGAAACCATGCGCCAGAACTGGCGATCCGTCAAGAAATTCAATGACACATACGACGCGGCAGCCCAGGATATCCTGACGATCCTGAACGCCGCAAGCACGACCAGCTCGACCGTCGTGAATCACTCCACCCAGCTGGATGCCTTGCTGCTCAACGTCATTGGGCTATCGAATACCGGGGCCAATCTACTGAGCTACAGCAGGGACAATCTGGTCGCATCGGTCAACATCCTCGAGCCGACCACGAACCTGCTCTTCAAATATCACCCCGAGTACACCTGCTTCCTGCAGGGCACCAAGTGGTATCTCGACAACGGGGGCTATTCCGCGTGGGGAGGTGCCGACGGCCGGACGCTGCAACTCGATGTGGCGCTGTTGCTGGGCAACGATCCCTATGTCTATCCCGACAACCTGCCGCTTGTGGCGGCCAAGGGCGGTCCCGGCGGACAGCCGGGGTGTGGATCGCTGCCGGATGCCACCAAAAACTTCCCGGTGCGCCAGCTTGTCACCAACACCGGCTGGGGCACCGGGCTCGACATTCGGCCCAATCCCGGTCTCGGACATCCCTGTTGGGCTGACTACTTCCCGGTGACCCGCGCCGTGCCCAAGCCGCCATCGATACGCCAGTGCCTCCCCGGGCCGGCGATCGGGCCGAATCCTGGGGGGCCGCCGTACGGGGCGGCGCTGTACGGGCCGGGAGGAGTGCCGCTATGGCCAGGTGTTCCTCCAGCGGAAGCGGGTGAGCAGCCATGA
- a CDS encoding virulence factor Mce family protein: MKTFAERNRLVIGTVGIVTMAGAVVGALQYRNLPIFDQGKSVAAYFADAGGLRTDNTVEVSGYPVGKVSSIELDGPGVLVKFKVDNDIRLGNRTEVAIKTKGLLGSKFLDVTPRGDGQLQGPIPIERTMSPYQLPDALGDLASTISGLNTNRLSESLATLAQTFADTPADFRNAITGVARLAQTLDDRDAQLRSLLDNAAKATGVLAKRTDQIVGLVRDTNALLAQLRTQSAALDQIWANISAVSRQLQGFIGENREQLRPALDKLNGVLAIIENRKERVQQAIPLINTYVMSLGESLSSGPFFKAYVVNLLPGQFVQPFVSAAFSDLGLDPATLLPSQLTDPPTGQPGTPALPMPYPRTGQGGEPRLNLPDAITGNPDDPRYPYRPEPPAPPPGGPPPGPPAQQPGDQP, encoded by the coding sequence ATGAAAACATTCGCCGAACGCAACCGGCTGGTCATCGGCACAGTCGGCATCGTGACGATGGCCGGAGCCGTGGTGGGCGCCCTGCAATACCGGAACCTGCCGATTTTCGATCAGGGCAAGAGCGTCGCCGCCTATTTTGCCGATGCGGGCGGGCTGCGGACGGACAACACCGTCGAAGTCTCCGGGTATCCGGTGGGAAAGGTGTCCAGCATCGAGCTAGACGGACCTGGCGTGCTGGTGAAGTTCAAGGTGGACAACGATATTCGTCTCGGCAACCGCACCGAGGTGGCAATCAAGACAAAGGGTCTGTTGGGCAGCAAGTTCCTCGACGTCACACCCCGTGGCGACGGCCAACTACAAGGCCCCATTCCGATCGAGCGGACCATGTCGCCGTACCAACTGCCCGACGCCCTTGGCGACCTGGCCTCCACGATAAGCGGATTGAACACCAACCGGTTGTCCGAATCGCTGGCTACCCTGGCCCAAACCTTTGCCGATACTCCGGCCGATTTCCGCAACGCGATCACGGGGGTGGCTCGGCTCGCGCAAACACTCGATGACCGCGACGCCCAACTGCGTAGCCTGCTCGACAACGCGGCGAAAGCGACTGGCGTGCTGGCCAAGCGCACCGACCAAATCGTGGGCCTGGTGCGCGACACTAATGCGCTGTTGGCGCAGCTGCGCACCCAAAGCGCTGCCCTGGATCAGATCTGGGCGAATATCTCGGCGGTGTCGCGGCAGCTTCAGGGCTTCATCGGCGAGAACCGCGAGCAGCTGCGGCCGGCGTTGGACAAGCTCAACGGGGTGCTGGCCATCATCGAAAACCGCAAGGAACGCGTGCAACAGGCCATCCCGCTGATCAACACCTATGTCATGTCGCTCGGCGAATCGCTGTCGTCCGGACCGTTTTTCAAGGCCTACGTGGTGAATCTGTTGCCGGGTCAGTTCGTGCAGCCGTTCGTCAGTGCCGCGTTCTCCGACCTGGGGCTGGACCCGGCAACCTTGCTGCCGTCGCAGCTGACCGACCCGCCCACCGGTCAACCCGGCACTCCGGCGTTGCCGATGCCGTACCCGCGGACGGGCCAGGGCGGCGAGCCGCGGTTGAACCTGCCCGACGCGATCACCGGCAATCCCGACGATCCGCGCTACCCGTACCGGCCGGAACCGCCGGCCCCGCCACCGGGCGGTCCACCACCCGGCCCGCCAGCGCAGCAGCCGGGGGACCAGCCATGA
- a CDS encoding LuxR C-terminal-related transcriptional regulator, producing the protein MTVVSETPEPSASRTLADGDHPGWASRPARETDAARRYRETFHDVDPTDDAMAVVAEAIDAKAAIVHHALESLGDAHALDALESVLDLSALERELIEDGAKRRTYALLAVQEGLSKLRAVDDVATIVDRAPRELVESCGFDRAVLFRVHEGRMVMEAAYFGDDTAGAEKMVAFAQSVAPLLDHMLIETQMIRRHAPAIVRDARNDPRVNRPIVDFSLTHSYVAAPVMPTGKVIGFLHADRLYSGRLVDEIDRDTVWAFAEGFGYAYERTVLMERMRRQHTEVLRALASADEAARALQDADLDLRKIEPVERSPAARSLAEVQTRVMTMLTRREVEVLRLMAAGRTNQQIADELVISAGTVKSHVKRVLRKLNATNRAEAASAYVRLASVPDIG; encoded by the coding sequence GTGACCGTGGTCAGCGAGACACCCGAACCCAGCGCATCGCGCACGCTGGCCGACGGTGACCACCCCGGCTGGGCGTCGCGTCCGGCCAGAGAAACCGATGCTGCGCGTCGCTACCGGGAAACGTTCCACGATGTCGATCCCACCGACGACGCGATGGCGGTTGTCGCCGAGGCCATAGACGCGAAGGCCGCCATCGTGCACCACGCGCTGGAGTCGCTCGGAGATGCACACGCGCTTGATGCGCTGGAATCGGTGCTGGACCTGTCCGCGCTCGAACGGGAGTTGATCGAAGACGGAGCGAAGCGACGGACTTACGCGCTGCTGGCGGTGCAGGAGGGTCTGAGCAAGCTGCGGGCCGTAGACGATGTCGCGACGATCGTCGACCGCGCGCCGCGCGAACTGGTGGAGTCGTGTGGGTTCGATCGAGCCGTGCTATTTCGCGTACACGAGGGCCGAATGGTCATGGAGGCGGCGTATTTCGGTGACGACACCGCGGGCGCGGAGAAGATGGTCGCCTTCGCGCAGTCGGTGGCGCCGCTACTGGATCACATGCTGATTGAAACGCAGATGATCCGCCGGCACGCGCCGGCGATCGTGCGCGACGCACGCAACGACCCACGGGTCAACCGGCCGATCGTCGATTTCTCGTTGACGCATTCCTACGTCGCGGCACCGGTGATGCCGACGGGCAAGGTGATCGGATTCCTGCATGCCGACCGGCTCTATTCGGGTCGCCTGGTCGACGAGATCGACCGTGACACGGTGTGGGCGTTCGCCGAGGGCTTCGGATATGCCTACGAGCGCACGGTTCTGATGGAGCGAATGCGCCGACAGCACACCGAGGTCCTGCGTGCGCTGGCGTCCGCGGACGAGGCGGCCCGTGCGCTGCAGGATGCCGATCTGGACCTGCGTAAGATCGAGCCAGTCGAACGCAGCCCCGCCGCAAGGTCTTTGGCGGAGGTGCAGACGCGGGTGATGACGATGCTGACCCGCCGCGAGGTAGAGGTCCTTCGGTTGATGGCGGCCGGTCGCACCAATCAGCAGATCGCCGACGAGCTGGTCATCTCGGCTGGCACGGTCAAGTCGCACGTCAAAAGGGTGTTGCGCAAGCTGAATGCCACCAATCGAGCGGAGGCCGCATCGGCGTACGTGCGGCTGGCCAGCGTGCCCGATATCGGTTGA
- a CDS encoding ABC transporter permease produces MTVTKTLVGEWNRLGSQMRFYVSTLAGIPDAVMNYRSELLRVIAQMGLGTGVLAVIGGTVVIVGFLAMTTGAIVAVQGYNQFASVGVEALTGFASAFFNTREIQPGTVMVALAATVGAGATAQLGAMRINEEIDALEVIGIRSVSYLASTRVLAGVVVAVPLFCVGLMTAYLAARIGTTAVYGQGSGVYDHYFNTFLRPTDVLWSSFEVVVVALMIMLVCTYYGYTAHGGPAGVGEAVGRAVRASMVVASIAIVIMTLAIYGQSPNFHLAS; encoded by the coding sequence ATGACGGTGACCAAAACCCTCGTCGGCGAGTGGAATCGGTTGGGATCGCAAATGCGGTTCTATGTCAGCACCCTGGCTGGGATTCCGGACGCCGTCATGAACTACCGGAGCGAGCTGCTGCGGGTGATCGCGCAAATGGGGCTGGGCACCGGGGTTCTCGCCGTGATCGGCGGAACCGTCGTCATCGTCGGGTTCCTGGCCATGACCACCGGCGCAATCGTGGCGGTGCAGGGCTACAACCAGTTCGCCTCGGTTGGGGTGGAGGCGCTAACGGGCTTCGCGTCCGCCTTTTTCAATACTCGCGAAATTCAGCCGGGAACGGTGATGGTCGCGCTCGCGGCCACCGTCGGCGCCGGGGCCACCGCGCAGCTGGGGGCGATGCGGATCAACGAGGAAATCGACGCGCTCGAGGTGATCGGTATCCGTAGCGTCAGCTACCTGGCGAGCACCCGAGTGCTCGCCGGAGTGGTCGTGGCCGTCCCCCTGTTCTGCGTGGGACTCATGACCGCCTATCTGGCCGCTCGCATCGGTACCACGGCCGTCTATGGTCAGGGCTCCGGTGTGTATGACCACTACTTCAATACGTTCCTGCGTCCGACAGACGTGCTCTGGTCGTCGTTCGAAGTCGTCGTGGTCGCTCTGATGATCATGCTGGTGTGTACCTATTACGGGTACACCGCGCACGGCGGGCCGGCCGGGGTTGGCGAGGCCGTTGGCCGCGCGGTGCGGGCCTCGATGGTCGTGGCGTCGATCGCGATCGTCATCATGACGCTCGCCATCTATGGTCAGTCGCCCAACTTTCACCTGGCGAGCTAG
- a CDS encoding cytochrome P450, with protein MSLTTVSALELLTTPHGIANPYPLYDQLRDLSPVAGYRDWPPGTVPGADEPVTAWALFRYDQVFEAAKDSTTFSSRDPLQEASSAPSLMLVNTDPPKHEVERKLVSQAFSPRRVKRLEGWLNDMVPRLLDNLGSGEVEVMEFAAEVPTRAMVRLLGLPDGDHIRFRRWANAFMLSSSLTPEERIASNEEMVMTFATRLAEHTARLAERPTRDDIDEAEDLISALLGAEVDGQRLTPEEIVRFCVTLVVAGSETTTFLIGNLLHALAREPEVQARIRTDRTLLNIFVEETLRLDGPPQRLFRIATRDVQIDGKLIHKGDWVALFFGSANRDPAVFPDPGRLDIDRPNIRQQLSLGHGLHFCLGASLARLEVIAVLNAVLDRYQTTALTDDPGTKQTASLLTHAYVRLPLHLS; from the coding sequence ATGTCACTCACGACGGTTTCAGCCCTCGAACTTCTGACCACCCCGCACGGCATCGCCAATCCGTATCCGCTGTATGACCAACTGCGAGATCTCTCACCCGTTGCGGGGTACCGGGATTGGCCGCCGGGAACCGTTCCCGGGGCCGATGAGCCCGTCACCGCTTGGGCGCTGTTCCGCTACGACCAGGTCTTCGAGGCAGCCAAGGACAGCACGACATTCTCGTCGCGGGATCCGCTGCAAGAGGCCTCCTCGGCGCCGAGCCTGATGCTGGTCAACACCGACCCGCCCAAGCACGAAGTCGAGCGAAAACTGGTGAGCCAGGCGTTCTCCCCGCGCCGGGTCAAGCGGCTGGAGGGCTGGCTGAACGACATGGTCCCGCGCCTGCTGGACAACCTCGGTTCGGGAGAAGTAGAGGTCATGGAGTTCGCCGCCGAGGTTCCCACCCGGGCCATGGTTCGACTGTTGGGACTGCCCGACGGCGACCACATCCGGTTCCGGCGATGGGCCAACGCGTTCATGCTGTCGTCGTCGCTGACCCCGGAGGAGCGCATCGCGAGCAACGAGGAAATGGTGATGACGTTCGCCACCCGCCTCGCCGAGCACACCGCCCGGCTGGCGGAGCGCCCGACGCGCGACGACATAGATGAAGCCGAAGACCTCATATCGGCGCTGTTGGGTGCCGAGGTGGACGGGCAGCGACTCACCCCAGAGGAAATCGTGCGGTTCTGCGTCACTCTGGTGGTCGCCGGCAGCGAGACCACAACGTTCTTGATCGGCAACCTGCTGCATGCGCTGGCGCGAGAACCCGAGGTGCAGGCGCGCATTCGCACCGACCGGACGCTGCTGAACATCTTTGTCGAGGAGACACTTCGGCTGGACGGGCCGCCGCAACGTCTGTTTCGCATCGCCACCCGCGACGTCCAGATCGACGGCAAGCTGATCCACAAGGGCGACTGGGTGGCGTTGTTCTTTGGCTCCGCCAATCGCGATCCGGCGGTGTTCCCCGATCCGGGGCGACTCGACATCGACCGACCCAACATTCGCCAGCAGCTGTCGCTGGGTCACGGCCTGCACTTCTGCCTCGGCGCCTCGCTGGCCCGATTGGAAGTCATAGCGGTGCTCAACGCGGTTCTCGATCGCTACCAGACGACCGCCCTGACCGACGACCCGGGCACCAAGCAGACCGCGAGCCTGCTCACTCATGCGTACGTCCGTTTGCCCTTACACCTGTCATGA
- a CDS encoding virulence factor Mce family protein, whose translation MRENLRGVLVRLAVFLTVCLLTAVLLVAVFGEVRFGEGKTYYAEFANVSNLRQGKLVRIAGVEVGKVEKISINPDATVRVEFTADNSVILTEGTLAVIRYDNLFGDRYLALEEGAGGLTTLSPGQTIPLARTRPALDLDALIGGFKPLFRALNPDQVNALSEQLLQAFQGQGPTVASFLDQAAVLTNTLADRDQLIGQVVDNLNVVLGSLGGQSDRLDNAVLSLSQLVHGLAERKTDITNAVAYTNAAAGSIADLLSQARAPFSTMLRETDRVASIALADHDYLDNLLNTLPDRYQALVRQGMYGDFFAFYLCDVVLKVNGKGGQPVYVKVAGQATGRCAPR comes from the coding sequence ATGAGGGAGAACCTGAGAGGGGTCCTCGTGCGCCTCGCCGTCTTCCTGACGGTTTGCTTACTGACCGCGGTCTTGCTGGTTGCTGTCTTTGGGGAAGTGCGGTTCGGCGAAGGCAAGACCTACTACGCCGAATTCGCCAACGTGTCTAATCTGAGGCAGGGCAAGCTGGTTCGCATCGCCGGCGTTGAAGTCGGCAAGGTCGAGAAGATCTCCATTAACCCGGACGCGACGGTACGGGTCGAGTTCACCGCCGACAATTCGGTCATCCTGACCGAGGGAACCCTGGCGGTGATCCGCTACGACAACCTATTTGGCGACCGCTACCTGGCACTGGAGGAAGGGGCCGGCGGACTTACCACTCTTAGTCCCGGCCAAACGATTCCGCTGGCCCGGACCAGACCAGCGCTGGATCTGGATGCCCTGATCGGCGGCTTTAAGCCGCTGTTTCGTGCGCTGAACCCCGACCAGGTCAACGCGCTGAGCGAACAGTTGCTGCAGGCGTTTCAGGGACAGGGCCCCACGGTCGCCTCGTTCTTGGACCAAGCCGCGGTCCTGACCAACACCTTGGCGGACCGCGATCAGCTCATCGGTCAGGTGGTCGACAACCTCAACGTGGTGCTGGGTTCGCTTGGGGGGCAAAGCGATCGGTTGGACAACGCGGTACTGTCGCTATCGCAGCTGGTGCACGGGCTCGCGGAACGCAAGACCGATATCACCAACGCGGTGGCCTACACCAACGCCGCCGCCGGCTCGATCGCCGACCTGCTATCGCAAGCCCGCGCGCCGTTTTCGACGATGCTGCGCGAGACCGATCGGGTCGCAAGCATCGCGCTGGCCGATCACGATTACCTCGACAATCTGCTCAACACGCTGCCGGACAGATACCAGGCGCTGGTGCGCCAGGGCATGTACGGCGACTTCTTCGCCTTCTATCTGTGCGACGTTGTGCTCAAGGTCAACGGCAAGGGCGGCCAGCCCGTGTACGTCAAGGTCGCCGGCCAGGCCACGGGACGGTGCGCGCCGAGATGA
- a CDS encoding nuclear transport factor 2 family protein, whose protein sequence is MTDSRNIEATQAIYAAVPAGDLSTVLAHLDPDVRITYYGTEQIPYAGDYRGIDGAMTFLANVGEAIEIVEMEPWKFIAQGDDLATWGRQRFRRRATGREWESEFAHIITLREGRWLHLRDFANSAVALQVFTQ, encoded by the coding sequence ATGACCGACTCACGCAATATCGAAGCGACACAAGCGATCTACGCCGCAGTGCCTGCAGGTGACCTTTCGACTGTGCTCGCCCACCTCGATCCCGATGTGCGCATCACGTACTACGGCACCGAGCAGATCCCGTACGCGGGCGATTACCGCGGCATCGACGGTGCGATGACGTTCCTCGCCAACGTCGGTGAGGCGATCGAGATCGTCGAAATGGAACCATGGAAGTTCATCGCGCAGGGCGACGACCTCGCCACCTGGGGCCGGCAACGGTTCCGGCGACGTGCCACCGGGCGCGAATGGGAATCGGAGTTCGCACACATCATCACGTTGCGCGAGGGTCGCTGGTTGCACCTCCGGGACTTCGCGAATTCCGCTGTAGCCCTTCAGGTGTTTACCCAATGA
- a CDS encoding virulence factor Mce family protein, which yields MRVSPILVVILVVTGVSGCGWHGLNSLPLPGTQGNGPGAYVIQAQMPDVNNIQANSRVRVADVTVGHVTTIERQGWHALVTMQLNGDVNLPDNATAKIGTTSLLGSYHIELAPPKREAPHGKLRGGSVIPLSRGGAYPSTEQTLAALSLVLNGGGLGQIQDITEALSTAFRGREQDLRGLIGQLDRFSAYLNDQSDDIIAATESLNRLVGKFAAQQPVLDRALATIPDALAVLNEERDKLVEAADQLSKFSALTVDSVNKTKANLVKELAQLGPVLESLANAGPALTRSLSLLGTFPFPNETFENFQRGDYANLTAIVDLTLSRIDQGIFTGTRWECHLTQLELQWGRTIGQFPSPCTAGYRGTPGNPLTTPYHPDQGP from the coding sequence ATGAGAGTCAGCCCGATCCTGGTGGTGATCCTGGTGGTGACCGGGGTATCCGGTTGCGGCTGGCACGGGCTGAACTCGCTGCCGTTGCCCGGCACGCAGGGTAACGGCCCAGGGGCCTACGTGATCCAGGCACAAATGCCGGATGTCAACAACATTCAGGCGAACTCGCGGGTGCGCGTCGCCGACGTGACGGTCGGCCACGTGACAACAATCGAGCGTCAGGGCTGGCATGCGTTGGTGACCATGCAACTCAACGGCGACGTCAACCTGCCAGACAACGCAACGGCCAAAATCGGCACCACCAGCTTGCTGGGCTCCTACCACATCGAACTCGCGCCGCCGAAACGCGAAGCGCCGCACGGCAAGCTGCGCGGCGGCTCGGTCATTCCGCTGTCGCGCGGCGGCGCCTATCCGAGCACCGAGCAGACGTTGGCGGCGCTGTCGTTGGTGCTCAACGGCGGCGGACTGGGCCAGATACAGGACATTACCGAGGCGTTGAGCACTGCGTTCCGCGGGCGCGAACAAGATCTGCGCGGCCTGATCGGGCAGCTAGATAGGTTCTCCGCATACCTCAACGACCAATCCGACGACATCATCGCGGCCACCGAGAGTTTGAACCGCTTGGTGGGAAAGTTCGCCGCCCAACAACCGGTCCTGGATCGGGCCCTGGCGACCATCCCGGACGCGCTCGCGGTGCTCAACGAAGAGCGGGACAAGCTCGTCGAGGCGGCCGATCAATTGAGCAAGTTCAGCGCCCTGACCGTCGACTCCGTCAACAAGACCAAAGCGAACCTGGTCAAGGAGCTGGCACAGCTGGGCCCCGTGCTGGAATCGCTCGCCAACGCCGGCCCGGCCCTGACACGATCGCTGTCCCTGTTGGGCACCTTCCCATTTCCGAACGAGACATTCGAGAATTTCCAACGCGGCGACTACGCCAACCTGACCGCCATCGTCGACCTCACCCTCAGCCGAATCGACCAAGGCATATTTACCGGCACCCGGTGGGAGTGCCATCTGACCCAGCTCGAACTGCAGTGGGGTCGTACCATCGGCCAGTTCCCCAGCCCGTGCACCGCGGGCTACCGAGGCACCCCGGGCAATCCGCTGACCACCCCCTACCACCCGGACCAGGGGCCCTAG
- a CDS encoding MlaE family ABC transporter permease: MVIAVDRAAGPVIRPVGAMGDFFAMTLDTFVSMFKPPFAWREYLFQCWFVARVSTLPGVLMTIPWAVISGFLFNVLLTDIGAADFSGTGCAIFTVDQSAPIVTVLVVAGAGSTAMCADLGARTIREELDALRVMGINPIQALAVPRVLAATTVSLALSSVVTATGLIGAFFCSVFLMHVSAGAWVTGLTTLTHTIDVIISMIKATLFGLMAGLIACYKGMSVGGGPAGVGRAVNETVVFAFIVLFVINIIVTAVGMPFMVS, encoded by the coding sequence ATGGTGATCGCGGTCGACCGAGCGGCTGGTCCGGTCATCCGGCCCGTTGGCGCGATGGGCGATTTCTTCGCGATGACACTGGACACTTTCGTGTCCATGTTCAAGCCACCCTTCGCGTGGCGTGAATACCTATTTCAGTGCTGGTTCGTGGCGCGGGTGTCGACGCTGCCCGGGGTGTTGATGACGATCCCGTGGGCGGTGATCTCAGGGTTCCTGTTCAATGTCCTGCTGACTGATATTGGTGCCGCGGATTTTTCGGGTACCGGCTGCGCGATCTTCACGGTGGACCAGAGCGCCCCGATAGTGACGGTATTGGTGGTAGCGGGCGCGGGTTCCACCGCCATGTGTGCCGACCTGGGTGCGCGCACTATCCGTGAGGAACTCGACGCCCTGCGGGTAATGGGCATCAACCCAATCCAGGCGCTGGCGGTTCCCCGGGTGTTGGCGGCCACCACGGTCTCGCTGGCCCTGAGCTCGGTGGTGACGGCCACGGGCCTTATTGGCGCGTTCTTTTGTTCGGTGTTTCTCATGCACGTCTCGGCGGGTGCGTGGGTGACGGGTCTGACCACGCTGACCCACACGATCGACGTCATCATCTCGATGATCAAGGCGACGTTGTTCGGGCTGATGGCCGGACTGATCGCCTGCTATAAGGGCATGTCGGTCGGTGGTGGCCCGGCCGGCGTCGGCAGGGCGGTTAATGAAACCGTGGTGTTCGCGTTCATCGTCTTGTTCGTCATCAACATCATCGTCACCGCCGTCGGCATGCCGTTCATGGTGTCCTGA
- a CDS encoding virulence factor Mce family protein: MTTRLRRARSVLATALALVLAAGVIVAMRTAGETARTIVVAYFDNSNGVFAGDDVRIRGVPVGKVLKIEPQPLRSKISFWFGGKYKVPADAKAAILSPQLVTGRAIQLTPPYTGGPVMVDGAVIPQDRTVVPVEWDDLREQLQRLTELLKPTAPGGVSTLGALINTAADNLRGQGATIRDTIIKLSQAVSALGDHSNDIFATLKNLSTLVSALHDSADLLEQLNHNLAAVSSVLADDPNKVAQAAENLNAVVADVQSFAADNREAIGTTSDKLASISKALVGSLDDIKQTLHIAPTVLQNFNNIFEPANGSLTGALAGTNMANPIAFLCGAIQAASRLGGEQAAKLCVQYLAPIVKNRQYNFPPLGENLFVGAQARPNEVTYSEDWMRPDYVPRATDPAAGLRGLMMPPEGDS; the protein is encoded by the coding sequence ATGACAACGAGGCTGCGACGTGCCCGCTCTGTGTTAGCGACCGCCCTTGCCTTGGTGCTCGCCGCGGGCGTGATCGTGGCGATGCGAACCGCGGGGGAGACGGCCCGGACAATCGTGGTCGCCTACTTCGACAACAGCAACGGCGTGTTTGCCGGTGACGACGTGCGCATCCGGGGTGTGCCGGTGGGCAAGGTCCTCAAAATTGAACCGCAGCCGCTGCGGTCGAAGATCTCGTTCTGGTTCGGCGGCAAGTACAAGGTTCCCGCCGATGCCAAAGCGGCGATCCTGTCGCCACAACTGGTGACGGGCCGGGCTATCCAGCTGACGCCGCCCTATACCGGCGGGCCCGTTATGGTCGACGGGGCGGTCATCCCCCAGGACCGAACCGTGGTGCCGGTCGAGTGGGATGACCTGCGGGAGCAGCTACAGCGGCTCACCGAATTGCTCAAGCCCACTGCACCCGGCGGCGTCAGCACGCTGGGTGCGCTCATCAATACCGCCGCCGACAACCTGCGCGGACAGGGTGCCACCATCCGCGACACCATTATCAAACTGTCGCAAGCGGTTTCAGCGCTAGGCGACCATAGCAATGACATCTTCGCCACCCTGAAGAATCTGTCGACGCTGGTGTCGGCGCTGCATGACAGCGCAGATCTGCTCGAGCAACTCAACCACAACCTCGCCGCGGTGTCGTCGGTGCTCGCCGATGACCCCAACAAGGTCGCTCAGGCGGCCGAGAACCTCAACGCGGTCGTGGCCGACGTGCAGAGTTTCGCCGCCGATAACCGCGAGGCGATTGGCACAACGTCGGACAAGCTCGCGTCGATCAGCAAGGCGCTGGTCGGCAGTCTCGACGACATCAAGCAGACCCTGCACATCGCGCCGACTGTATTGCAGAACTTCAACAACATCTTCGAACCGGCCAACGGTTCGCTGACCGGTGCCCTGGCGGGCACCAACATGGCCAACCCAATCGCGTTCCTGTGCGGTGCAATTCAGGCCGCCTCCCGGCTGGGCGGCGAGCAAGCGGCGAAACTCTGCGTGCAGTACCTGGCGCCGATCGTGAAGAACCGCCAATACAACTTCCCGCCGCTAGGGGAGAACCTCTTCGTCGGTGCGCAGGCCAGGCCCAACGAAGTCACCTACAGCGAGGACTGGATGCGGCCCGACTATGTTCCGCGAGCCACCGATCCCGCGGCTGGCCTGCGCGGCTTGATGATGCCGCCGGAAGGTGACTCATGA
- a CDS encoding ferredoxin yields MRVVADREICMAAGMCVMTADAFFDQDADGIVLLASDEVPAGPHTDLARRVQNAVKLCPSGALRLLDSTSNIHQS; encoded by the coding sequence ATGAGAGTCGTCGCAGACCGGGAGATCTGCATGGCCGCGGGAATGTGCGTGATGACGGCCGACGCGTTCTTCGACCAGGACGCCGACGGCATCGTGCTGCTTGCCTCCGATGAGGTGCCCGCCGGCCCGCACACCGACTTGGCGCGCAGGGTGCAGAACGCGGTCAAGTTGTGCCCGTCGGGCGCACTTCGGCTATTAGACAGTACTAGCAATATACATCAGTCATGA